The nucleotide sequence GCGGCTGGCTCCCAGCCGACCAACCTGGAGGTGGTCAATCACCTGTGTGCTGCCATGGACGAGCTGGTGCCTGATTCACCCTCCGTGCCACATTCAATGTTGATGCGTTTCGTGCCCGACCGTCCGGGGCATGACCGTCGCTATGCCCTGGATATCAGCAAAATAAAAACCGAATTGGGCTGGCAACCCAGGGAATCCCTCGGCAGCGGCTTGCAGAAGACTATTAAATGGTATCTGGCTAATCCCGAATGGGTGTCAGCCATCCGCCAGCAGCAAGATTATCAGCAGTGGCTGGAGCGTAATTACGACAAACGGCAGTAAATTGAGGAGGCGTGCATGAAAGGCATCATCCTGTCAGGCGGTAAGGGCACACGTTTGTATCCACTCACCATCGGGGTCAGCAAGCAGCTCCTGCCTGTCTACGATAAACCCATGGTTTACTATCCGCTGTCCATGCTGATGCTAGCCGGGATACGTGAAATCCTGGTCATCAGCACACCCGACGCCCTGCCTGCCTTCCGCAGCCTGCTCAGGGATGGCTCACACCTGGGTTTGCAGTTTTCTTATACCACGCAGGCCGAGCCACGCGGTCTTGCGGATGCCTTCCTGGTAGGCAGGGAGTTCATTGCCGGCGAGCCAGTCTGCTTGATCCTGGGTGATAACATTTTCTTCGGTCATGGCCTGCCAGCACAATTACGCACGTCTGCACAGCTCTTGGAAGGCGCCCTGATTTTTGCCTATCCCGTGCGTGACCCTGAACGCTACGGCGTGGTCGAATTCGATGCCAATGGCCTGGCCCTCAGTATTGAGGAAAAACCCTCTCAGCCTCGCTCACATTATGCCGTCCCTGGCATGTATTTTTATGACTCGCAGGTCTGTGACCTGGCTGCCAGCCTCACCCCTTCGCCCCGCGGTGAGATTGAGATCACCGACCTTAACATGATATATCTATCACGCGGCCAGCTGCGCGTGGATGTGCTTGGTCGCGGTGTGGCCTGGTTGGATGCCGGCACCCATGAAGCTCTTTTACAGGCCAGTAATTTTGTTCAGACCGTCCAGGATCGCCAGGGGATGATGATCTCCTGCCCGGAGGAAATTGCTTACCGGCTGGGTTTCATCAATGCCAGTGAGCTTCAACGCCAGGCACACTCCATGGACACGAACCAGTACGGCCGTTACCTGCTCCAGCTCTTGGAGGATGAGCTTCCCTTTCATCAGCAGTAAATCCCCGGCAGAGCACCATAAACAACCTCTATAAAATGACTATACGCATTCTTCTGCTCGGAAACACCGGCCAGCTGGGCTGGGAATTGGAACGCAGCCTATCACCGTTAGGTGAGCTCAATGCCTGCGACTATCCAGCTATCGACCTGGCTGATCTCAAGAGTCTCCACCAGCTCATCCACTCCTGCGGGCCTCAGCTGATAATCAATGCCACCGCCTACACTGCCGTGGATCGCGCTGAATCAGAACCCGAGCAGGCACACCTCATTAACTCTGCCGCACCTGGCGCTCTGGCTGAGGAAGCACGCAACATTAACTCTGCATTGATTCACTATTCTACCGATTACGTCTTTGATGGTCTGAAAGGGTCGCCTTACCTGGAAAGCGATCAACCGCATCCATTGGGTGTCTATGGTCAGACCAAGCTCGCCGGTGAGCAGGCTATCCAGCAGGTTGGTGGGGCATATCTCATCTTGCGCACCAGCTGGGTATACAGCCTGCGCCGCGACAGCTTCGTGACCAAGGTCTTACAATGGGCTCAAGGGAAACCCCCGCTGCGCCTGGTGACCGATCAGGTCAGCGGACCGACCTGGGCACGCATGCTGGCTGAAGCCACTAGCCAGCTTATCGCTCAAGGCCATACAGACCCGCTTGGGTACATCTCAGATCACCGTGGTTTGTACCACCTAGCTGGAGCAGGTTATTGCAGCCGGCTCGAATGGGGGCAGCAGGTGCTCAGCCAATATCCGCACCCTGAGCGACTTACCATCCATGAAATCTCACCAGCCCTGACTTCAGAGTTCCCCACGCCAGCAACCCGACCATCATTTTCCGCCTTAAATTGTGACAATTTCCTCAATACTTTTGGTTTTCAGTTGCCAGACTGGCGCCTGGCGTTAAAACTCGCCATGGAGAGCCTATGAGCTTAAAAGTCCTGTCGGTCTTCGGCACCCGCCCCGAAGCGGTGAAAATGGCTCCCGTGGTGCAGGCTCTGGCACGCACTAGGGGTATCGAGCCATTGGTATGCGTCACCGCCCAACACCGCCAGATGCTCGACCAGGTGCTGGGATTGTTTAATATCCATCCCGATGTCGACCTTAACCTGATGCAACCCGACCAGAGCCTGGCCTCATTGACTGCTGAGATCTTCACCCACATCGACCCTGTGCTGACCAGTCTGCAGCCCGATTGGATCCTGGTCCAGGGTGACACCACCACCGTCATGGCTGCAGCCCTGGCTGCCTATTACCGACGGATCCGCGTCGGCCATGTGGAAGCCGGTTTGCGTACCAATGATAAGTGGCAGCCCTTCCCCGAAGAGATTAACCGCCGTCTGGCTAGCGTGGTCACCGACCTGCACTTCGCACCCACCGATTGGGCTCGCCAGAATCTAATCAATGAGAACATCCCCTCTGCTCACGTGGTTGTCACCGGCAACCCGGTGATCGATGCCTTGCAGTCGGTCTCCCGCCTGGCACCCACACCAGCTGTGCTCAGCCTTTTCCAGCACATTGGCATCCCATATCAAGCCTCCGAACCACTGGTGAAAAACCAGGCCGGTTCTCCCCGCCTGATCCTGGTGACAGCCCACCGGCGTGAAAACTTCGGCGAACCCCTTGAGAATATCTGCCGGAGCCTCAGCCAGCTCTCCATCCGCTATGGGGATGGTATCCGCATTGTTTACCCCGTGCACCTCAACCCGAACGTACAGCAACCGGTCCACCGCCTTCTGGATGGCATTCCCAATATCATTCTGCTCGACCCCCTCGATTACCTCCCCATGGTCCAGCTGATGCGGCATGCCAGCCTGGTACTGACCGATTCGGGTGGTTTGCAGGAGGAAGCTCCGGCATTCGGTACCCCGGTGCTGGTCATGCGGGCAGTCACCGAACGTCCTGAGGGGGTTAAAGCTGGCACGGTCCGCCTGGTTGGCACCGATCAAGCAGAGATTGTCTTTCAGGCTTGCCGTTTATTCGATGACCCGCTTGCATACACGGAAATGGCTCAGGCGATCAACCCTTACGGTGATGGCCAGGCTGCTGGGCGTATCGTGCAGGCTATCCTGGATTACTCCGCGTGAATAGCCA is from Anaerolineales bacterium and encodes:
- the rfbD gene encoding dTDP-4-dehydrorhamnose reductase — encoded protein: MTIRILLLGNTGQLGWELERSLSPLGELNACDYPAIDLADLKSLHQLIHSCGPQLIINATAYTAVDRAESEPEQAHLINSAAPGALAEEARNINSALIHYSTDYVFDGLKGSPYLESDQPHPLGVYGQTKLAGEQAIQQVGGAYLILRTSWVYSLRRDSFVTKVLQWAQGKPPLRLVTDQVSGPTWARMLAEATSQLIAQGHTDPLGYISDHRGLYHLAGAGYCSRLEWGQQVLSQYPHPERLTIHEISPALTSEFPTPATRPSFSALNCDNFLNTFGFQLPDWRLALKLAMESL
- a CDS encoding UDP-N-acetylglucosamine 2-epimerase (non-hydrolyzing), with protein sequence MSLKVLSVFGTRPEAVKMAPVVQALARTRGIEPLVCVTAQHRQMLDQVLGLFNIHPDVDLNLMQPDQSLASLTAEIFTHIDPVLTSLQPDWILVQGDTTTVMAAALAAYYRRIRVGHVEAGLRTNDKWQPFPEEINRRLASVVTDLHFAPTDWARQNLINENIPSAHVVVTGNPVIDALQSVSRLAPTPAVLSLFQHIGIPYQASEPLVKNQAGSPRLILVTAHRRENFGEPLENICRSLSQLSIRYGDGIRIVYPVHLNPNVQQPVHRLLDGIPNIILLDPLDYLPMVQLMRHASLVLTDSGGLQEEAPAFGTPVLVMRAVTERPEGVKAGTVRLVGTDQAEIVFQACRLFDDPLAYTEMAQAINPYGDGQAAGRIVQAILDYSA
- the rfbA gene encoding glucose-1-phosphate thymidylyltransferase, translating into MKGIILSGGKGTRLYPLTIGVSKQLLPVYDKPMVYYPLSMLMLAGIREILVISTPDALPAFRSLLRDGSHLGLQFSYTTQAEPRGLADAFLVGREFIAGEPVCLILGDNIFFGHGLPAQLRTSAQLLEGALIFAYPVRDPERYGVVEFDANGLALSIEEKPSQPRSHYAVPGMYFYDSQVCDLAASLTPSPRGEIEITDLNMIYLSRGQLRVDVLGRGVAWLDAGTHEALLQASNFVQTVQDRQGMMISCPEEIAYRLGFINASELQRQAHSMDTNQYGRYLLQLLEDELPFHQQ